The DNA segment CGCGGCGGGACGCGGGCCGAACGATGACGAAAGTCCCGGGTGATGCGACGCTGCTCCGCAGGGACTCCTACATCGTGATCCGAGGAGTGAATGCCGGACTACCACCGCAGTTCACGGTAGCTGCCAGGCTGGGTGGCGGCGGCTGCCGCGGTGATTTCAGCGAGGTGATCCTGGATGTCCGGCCAGCTTGTGGTTGGCAAGACGAGGATCGCGAGGCGGCGGCCGGACAAGTCTTGCTGGTGGCGCAGGTTCTGGTCTGTGGTAATTAGAACGTCAAAGAGTGGCTCAGCCGCGTTGAGCAAGTCCCCATTGGCAAGTGAGGTCCATCCCATCTCGTACGCCGTGGAAACGGAATGATCCGCGAGCGTGCGTCGCAACGGCGCCGGTGTGCCCTGGTCGAAGAGTATTCGCATGAGCGGAAGCGCTCAGGCCGCCGCTAGACTCTCTTCAGCGTGGCGAAGCACAGCAGTCACTTGCTCGCGGGCGACGCCGGGGAACCACTCGAGGAAGTCTTCGACTCGCGCACCGTCCTCAATGTTCTCGAACAAGGCGCGGACCGGGACACGCGTGCCCTTGAAGATCCACGCGCCGCTCACCTTGCCGGGAATTCGTTCGACGGCCGGGCATTGGGTCCAATCGATCATCAAACCTAAGCTGCCATTGTTTCCAGGGGCCGGCAAGCACCCAATCCCGAGCCCGGCCTATTGGGCGCAGACTGTTTCCACCAACACGTGGCGGCAGGCATCTTGCCTGCCGTAGAGCCGGGCAACATGCCCGGCGGAATGGACGCGGGTTTAGGCTGGGCACGCCGGTCCGGGCGGCAAGATGCCGCCCTTCACGGCAGGCAGGATGCCCGCCGCTACATAGCAGTAGTGGCAGAATGCGCCCGCCGGCGTCGGAGCTGTGGTTTTCTCTCTTGCCCTGGCTGCGGTCTTCTGCTACAAGGGGTCCCGGCTGGTTTGCCACCGGTTTGGGTGCCGGAGGCCGGGGACTTCCTTTCAAGCCCCCAGTCGCGCCGGCCGGAGCTGGATTGCGAGCCGGGAAACGCAGATGAAATTCAACCCTCGGAGACTATGATACGTAATGCCTTCTTACTGGCGGCGGGCAGCCTCGTGTGCGCGGCGCTCACCGCGTCGGCCACGACCCGCTATGTGAACCTCAACAACCCCGCGCCGGCTCCGCCCTATACGAGCTGGACCGACGCCGCCACCAACATCCAGCACGCCATAGACGAGGCGGTGGATGGGGATGAGATTATCGTCACCAACGGCGTCTATGCCACAGGCGGCCGAGCCGTGTACGGCACGATGACCAATCGCGTGGCCATTGACAAGACGGTGACGGTGCGCAGTGTCAACGGCCCGCTGCTGACGGTCATCGAAGGCCGCGCGGTGCCGGGAACGACGAATGGGGATGGGGCGATTCGGTGCGTGTATGTGGGGACCAACGCGGTGCTCAGCGGGTTTACCTTGACCAACGGCCACACGCGGGAGTATTATGAGGACTCTTACGAGGAGCGGAACGGAGGCGGAGCATGGTGTGAGACGTCGGGGGTGGTCAGCAACTGCACCTTGAGCGGCAACTCGGCCGGCATTGCTGGCGGCGGGGCATATCGGGGCACCCTGAACAACTGCACCTTGAGCGGCAACTCGGCCTCCTCTGGCGGCGGGGCGTATTCTGGCACCCTGAACAACTGCACCTTGAGCGACAACTCGGCCTCCGGGGGTGGCGGGGCGCATTCTGGCACCCTGAACAACTGCACCTTGAGCGGCAACTCGGCATCCTTCTCTGGCGGCGGGGCGTATGAGGGCACCCTGAACAACTGCACCTTGAGCGGCAACTCGGCCACCTATGGCGGCGGGGCGTCTTACGGCACCCTGAACAACTGCACCTTGAGCGGCAACTCGGCCTCCTCCTCTGGCGGCGGGGCGTATGAGGGCATCCTGAACAACTGCACCTTGAGCGACAACTCGGCCTCCTCCTCTGGCGGCGGGGCGTCTTACGGCACCCTGTACAATTGCACCTTGAGCGGCAACTCGGCTAACTGGGGCGGCGGGGCGTATGGTGGCCTCTTGAACAACTGCATTGTCTACTACAATTCGGCTGGTGGCGGGCCAAACTACGCTGGCTGCAGCTTCAGCTACTCGTGCACGACGCCGCTGCCAGGGGGCACAGGCAATTTCACCGCAGCGCCCCAGTTTGTGAACACCAATGGCTGGAGCAATCTGCGCCTTCAAACCGGCTCCCCCTGCCTCAACGCGGGCAACAATGCTTATGTTGTGGGGGCGATCGACCTGGATGGCAATCCCCGCGTTGTCGGCAGAACGGTGGATGTGGGAGCCTATGAAGTTCAGCCCGTGCTTCATTACGTGACGATGACCAACAGCAACCCGCTGGCTCCCTACAGTTCGTGGACCACCGCCGCCACCAACATCCAGGACGCGATAGACGTGGCGGTGGCAGGAGATGAGATTGTCGTCACCAACGGCGTCTATGCCACGGGCGGCTGGGCCGTGCACGGCACGATGACCAACCGGGTGGTCATCAACAAAGCGGTGACAGTGCGCAGTGTGAACGGACCGCTGCTGACGGTGATCGAAGGGCGGGCGGTGGCGGGGACGACGAATGGGGATGGGGCGATTCGGTGCGCGTATGTAGGGACCAACGCAGTGCTGAGCGGCTTTACTTTGACCAACGGCCACACGCGGGCAACCGGGCAGTTTATCAAGGAACTGATGGGAGGTGGAGCATGGTGTGAACCGTCGGGGGTGGTCAGCAACTGCGTCTTGAGCGGCAACTCGGCGTACGAAAGTGGCGGCGGGGCGTATGAGGGCACTCTAAACAACTGCACCTTGAGCGGCAACTCGGCGTCCCGACGTGGTGGAGGGGCTTGTGATGGCACCCTGAACAACTGCACCTTGAACGGCAACTCGACTTACGAGGGTGGCGGCGGGGCGGCTTATGGCACCCTGAACAACTGCACCTTGAACGGCAACTCGGCCGATTTTGGCGGCGGGGCGTATTATGCCACCCTGAACAAGTGCACCTTCATCGGCAATTCGGCCCGCCTCGGCGGTGGGGCGTATGATGCCACCCTGAACAAGTGCATCCTGAGCAGCAACTCGGCCACTGCCGATGGCGGCGGGGCGTGTAATAGCACCCTGTACAACGGCACATTGAACGGCAACTCGGCCTCCAACTCTGGCGGCGGGGCTTGTGATGGCACCCTGCACAACTGCACCTTGAGTTGCAACTCGGCCTCCTCCGGCGGCGGGGCGTGTCGGAGCATCCTGAGCAACTGCACGTTGAGCGGCAACTTGGCTGACTGGGGAGGCGGGGCGAATAGTGGCGCCCTGAAGAACTGCATTGTGTATTACAACTCGGCTCCCAACGGCCCAAACTATTGCTACGGCAATCTCGAATATTCCTGCACGACGCCGCTGCCTGAGGGCGCAGGCAATTTCACCAATGCGCCGCTGTTTGTGAACACCAACGGGTGGTGCAATCTGCGGCTCCAAACCCACTCACCCTGCATCAACCGGGGGAACAGTGCCTACGCCCCCGGCTTGACCGACCTGGATGGCAGCCCGCGGATCGCCGGCGGCAGGGTGGACATCGGCGCCTACGAATTCCAGGGCGCGGGGTTTAGCGGTTTCACCGCCTGGCTCTGGCAATACGGCCTGCCCAGCGACGGCTCCGCCGACTACACCGATACGGATGCCGACGGCCACGACAACTGGCAGGAGTGGCGTTGCCAGACCGATCCCACCAACGCGCTCTCGGCGTTGCGGATGGTGTCAGCCCTGCCCGCCGGGACCAATGTGATGGTGGCCTGGCAGAGCGTGGCCGGGATGAACTATCACCTTTTGCGCAGCACCAATCTGTCGGCGCAACCCCCGTTCTCGCTCGTGGCGACCAACTTGGCGGGCCAGACCAGCGCCACCAGTTACACTGACACCAATGCCGCCAGCCTGGCCCCGCTCTACTACCGGGTCGGGGTGGGGGACTAGCCGGAACATTCCGCACCTGCGAGGCCGGCGCGCGGGCATCCTGCCCGCTTACACGGTTAGAGTGCTCCAAGCGGGCAGGATGCCCGCGCGCCGGTCGGTCGGCATTTCATACGGAACATGAAATATCCGTGTTCGCCGGGCGGGGCGCGGCCGGGGGGGTTCCGCCGGGCAGGATGCCCGGCTCACCGGCAGGCAAGATGCCTGCCGCCACGTGGTGGTCGTAGTAAGGAGCGCGGAGCCAGTGCGGCGAAACTCGCCCAAGCTTGACGGGGCGGCGCGCTTGCGGCCAAGCTTTCGGGCCATTGCTTATGAAACTGAGCCCCAACCAATCGCTGGCCGGCATTTTGGAGCCGGTTTTTGCCATACGCACCGAGGACGATCTCGGCATAGGCGATGCCGAGGGGGTGCGGCAGATGATTGACTGG comes from the Candidatus Paceibacterota bacterium genome and includes:
- a CDS encoding DUF433 domain-containing protein, with translation MIDWTQCPAVERIPGKVSGAWIFKGTRVPVRALFENIEDGARVEDFLEWFPGVAREQVTAVLRHAEESLAAA
- a CDS encoding choice-of-anchor Q domain-containing protein, which encodes MIRNAFLLAAGSLVCAALTASATTRYVNLNNPAPAPPYTSWTDAATNIQHAIDEAVDGDEIIVTNGVYATGGRAVYGTMTNRVAIDKTVTVRSVNGPLLTVIEGRAVPGTTNGDGAIRCVYVGTNAVLSGFTLTNGHTREYYEDSYEERNGGGAWCETSGVVSNCTLSGNSAGIAGGGAYRGTLNNCTLSGNSASSGGGAYSGTLNNCTLSDNSASGGGGAHSGTLNNCTLSGNSASFSGGGAYEGTLNNCTLSGNSATYGGGASYGTLNNCTLSGNSASSSGGGAYEGILNNCTLSDNSASSSGGGASYGTLYNCTLSGNSANWGGGAYGGLLNNCIVYYNSAGGGPNYAGCSFSYSCTTPLPGGTGNFTAAPQFVNTNGWSNLRLQTGSPCLNAGNNAYVVGAIDLDGNPRVVGRTVDVGAYEVQPVLHYVTMTNSNPLAPYSSWTTAATNIQDAIDVAVAGDEIVVTNGVYATGGWAVHGTMTNRVVINKAVTVRSVNGPLLTVIEGRAVAGTTNGDGAIRCAYVGTNAVLSGFTLTNGHTRATGQFIKELMGGGAWCEPSGVVSNCVLSGNSAYESGGGAYEGTLNNCTLSGNSASRRGGGACDGTLNNCTLNGNSTYEGGGGAAYGTLNNCTLNGNSADFGGGAYYATLNKCTFIGNSARLGGGAYDATLNKCILSSNSATADGGGACNSTLYNGTLNGNSASNSGGGACDGTLHNCTLSCNSASSGGGACRSILSNCTLSGNLADWGGGANSGALKNCIVYYNSAPNGPNYCYGNLEYSCTTPLPEGAGNFTNAPLFVNTNGWCNLRLQTHSPCINRGNSAYAPGLTDLDGSPRIAGGRVDIGAYEFQGAGFSGFTAWLWQYGLPSDGSADYTDTDADGHDNWQEWRCQTDPTNALSALRMVSALPAGTNVMVAWQSVAGMNYHLLRSTNLSAQPPFSLVATNLAGQTSATSYTDTNAASLAPLYYRVGVGD